A window of Reinekea marina contains these coding sequences:
- the bioF gene encoding 8-amino-7-oxononanoate synthase translates to MKQFSDISAAIEKRKNDQLLRSRVQLHSAQGIRVVIDGQPMLSFCSNDYLGLANHPLVCEAMIASIKKVGVGAGASHLIDGHHREHEQLEQELAAFMVRERALLFSTGYMANLGVIAALMTRHDTIIQDKLNHASLIDGGILSQARSLRYRHNDLEHLEQCLASATSKKLVVTDGVFSMDGDCAPLTDIAQLCSQYGAWLMVDDAHGLGTLGDNGAGLVSQLGLDSKAVPLVIGTLGKAFGTSGAFVAGDATTIEYILQYSRPYTYTTASPPSVAAATRESLKLVINGQDRRAQLNQNIAYFRAKISSLGFELMSSSTAIQPVLVGANERALQLSKQLKEQGILVSAIRPPTVPKGTARLRFTLSADHTQADIDELYDALRLVV, encoded by the coding sequence TTGAAACAATTTAGCGACATCAGCGCGGCAATAGAAAAGCGCAAAAACGATCAGCTGCTTCGTTCACGCGTGCAGTTGCATTCTGCACAAGGCATTAGAGTTGTCATTGATGGCCAACCCATGCTCTCGTTTTGCAGTAACGATTACTTAGGCTTAGCTAACCACCCTCTCGTCTGCGAGGCCATGATTGCCAGTATTAAAAAAGTAGGCGTAGGAGCGGGCGCATCGCATTTAATAGATGGCCATCATCGAGAGCATGAGCAGTTAGAGCAAGAGTTAGCCGCCTTTATGGTGCGAGAGAGAGCATTGCTGTTCTCAACAGGCTATATGGCCAACCTGGGTGTTATAGCAGCCTTGATGACACGTCACGATACGATCATTCAAGATAAGCTGAATCATGCCTCGTTGATCGATGGCGGTATCTTGTCGCAAGCGCGCTCTTTGCGGTATCGGCACAATGATTTAGAACACCTAGAGCAATGTTTGGCTTCAGCGACCAGTAAAAAATTAGTCGTGACCGATGGCGTATTTTCGATGGATGGTGATTGCGCGCCCTTAACCGACATTGCTCAACTCTGTTCGCAGTACGGTGCTTGGTTGATGGTAGATGATGCACATGGTTTGGGTACTTTAGGTGACAACGGTGCCGGCTTGGTATCTCAGTTAGGATTAGATTCGAAAGCGGTTCCCTTGGTGATAGGCACATTAGGTAAAGCCTTTGGTACTTCTGGCGCTTTTGTTGCTGGCGATGCGACAACCATTGAATACATTTTGCAATACTCGCGGCCTTATACCTATACCACGGCGTCTCCACCTTCGGTAGCCGCAGCTACTCGAGAGTCTTTAAAGTTGGTGATCAATGGCCAAGATCGTCGAGCCCAATTGAATCAAAATATTGCTTATTTTAGAGCTAAAATCTCCTCGTTAGGTTTCGAATTAATGTCTTCTTCTACCGCCATACAACCGGTGCTGGTGGGTGCAAACGAACGAGCATTGCAGTTAAGCAAGCAATTAAAAGAGCAGGGAATTTTAGTCTCAGCGATCCGGCCGCCAACTGTGCCCAAGGGAACGGCACGATTAAGATTTACGCTCAGTGCCGATCACACTCAAGCCGATATTGATGAGCTCTATGATGCATTAAGGTTGGTCGTATGA
- the bioB gene encoding biotin synthase BioB, giving the protein MTTLNPTTPRHNWTKEEVVALFELPFNDLMFQAASVHRANFDPNEVQVSTLLSIKTGACPEDCKYCPQSAHYNTGLAKEKLMEVQKVIEQAKAAKAAGASRFCMGAAYRSPAVKDFPHIIEMVKSVKELGLETCMTLGMLKDEQAAELADAGLDYYNHNLDTSPEYYGEIITTRTYGDRLETLQNVRNAGMKICSGGILGMGEGVGDRASMFIQLANMNPHPESVPVNMLVKVEGTPMAQEEELDSLDFIRAIAVARIMMPTSHVRLSAGREEMTEEMQAMTFFAGANSIFYGEKLLTTANPEANKDKALFKKLGIRPEREGSFDNDAVQTFDPMNCPKRNNEKFYDATL; this is encoded by the coding sequence ATGACCACGTTAAACCCGACAACCCCCCGCCACAACTGGACTAAAGAAGAAGTCGTGGCTCTGTTTGAGTTGCCATTTAATGATTTAATGTTTCAAGCCGCCAGTGTGCATCGCGCTAATTTCGACCCTAATGAAGTGCAGGTCAGTACGCTTTTATCGATTAAAACGGGAGCCTGCCCAGAAGACTGTAAATACTGCCCTCAATCGGCGCATTACAATACCGGTTTAGCAAAAGAAAAGTTGATGGAAGTTCAAAAGGTGATTGAGCAAGCTAAGGCCGCCAAAGCCGCTGGCGCAAGCCGATTTTGCATGGGAGCAGCCTATCGCTCTCCTGCGGTTAAAGATTTCCCGCATATTATTGAAATGGTTAAAAGCGTAAAAGAGTTGGGGCTAGAAACTTGCATGACGCTGGGCATGCTTAAAGATGAGCAAGCCGCAGAACTTGCCGATGCAGGATTAGATTACTACAACCACAATTTAGACACCTCACCTGAGTATTACGGAGAAATTATAACGACCCGTACTTACGGTGATCGCTTAGAAACCCTACAAAACGTACGTAATGCAGGTATGAAAATTTGCTCAGGCGGCATTTTGGGAATGGGCGAAGGCGTCGGTGACCGCGCCAGCATGTTTATTCAGCTCGCCAACATGAATCCGCATCCAGAAAGCGTACCGGTAAATATGCTGGTGAAAGTCGAAGGAACGCCAATGGCACAAGAAGAGGAATTAGATTCACTCGACTTTATCCGTGCCATTGCCGTGGCACGAATCATGATGCCGACATCACACGTGCGATTATCGGCAGGGCGAGAAGAGATGACAGAAGAAATGCAGGCGATGACCTTCTTCGCTGGCGCAAACTCTATTTTTTATGGTGAAAAGCTATTAACCACCGCAAATCCAGAGGCAAACAAAGACAAAGCCTTGTTTAAAAAATTGGGCATACGTCCTGAGCGCGAAGGCAGCTTCGACAACGACGCTGTGCAAACCTTTGATCCGATGAATTGCCCTAAGCGCAATAACGAAAAATTTTACGACGCGACCTTATAA
- a CDS encoding ComF family protein codes for MDCLSSLSLACMVSKPFVQGRTTMLIKWRAWLAHALNPVCPGCQQALAGDHLCLVCQSFLTPLPLPCPCCGEPNSNGHRCGRCLKYPSRWDRLYAPWPFEFLARHLILEFKYRRNFAAGQALVRLWHANVGAVDLPDAFAFAPMTHAKQMKRGYNQAQWLCRSFSKSFKRPVFSGLQKKHDTQPLEGLTKKERKRVLKNSFQVLSPPPKHIAIIDDVFTSGATANELARILKKAGAARVDIWVLARTPLQGKSML; via the coding sequence ATGGACTGTTTGTCGTCTTTGTCTTTGGCTTGTATGGTGAGTAAACCATTCGTTCAAGGAAGAACAACAATGCTAATTAAGTGGCGTGCATGGCTTGCCCATGCATTAAACCCGGTATGCCCTGGTTGCCAGCAAGCTCTAGCCGGTGACCATTTGTGTTTAGTGTGTCAAAGCTTTTTAACCCCTTTGCCACTGCCCTGCCCTTGCTGTGGTGAACCTAATTCAAACGGTCACCGATGTGGACGATGCTTAAAATACCCAAGCCGATGGGACCGACTCTATGCCCCATGGCCGTTCGAATTTTTGGCACGCCATCTCATTCTTGAATTTAAATACCGCCGAAATTTTGCGGCTGGGCAAGCGCTGGTTAGGCTGTGGCACGCTAATGTGGGAGCTGTTGACTTGCCGGATGCATTCGCCTTTGCGCCTATGACTCACGCTAAGCAAATGAAGCGTGGGTATAACCAAGCTCAATGGCTGTGCCGATCTTTTTCTAAATCCTTCAAAAGGCCTGTGTTTTCAGGGCTTCAAAAAAAACACGATACTCAACCTCTGGAAGGACTAACTAAAAAAGAGCGAAAGCGGGTTCTAAAGAATTCATTTCAGGTTCTATCCCCTCCGCCCAAGCATATTGCCATCATAGATGACGTCTTCACTTCAGGCGCAACGGCCAACGAATTAGCACGCATTTTAAAAAAAGCGGGCGCGGCCCGTGTCGATATTTGGGTGCTGGCAAGAACCCCATTACAAGGTAAATCAATGCTTTAA
- a CDS encoding sensor histidine kinase has translation MKFSDISASELISAMGRLSGVTMQIHKNFKPIYVSEDYARLYGFDRVEDYLTLDSIMTLIPEEIHELAKQRYAQIIETGVGEPMTLKTHRVDGTVVWVKLQDQRITLDDGDYCVLTVLIDITDEVLLMEQFEQLAERETITRKELESLQALMVEREKQTALSQLLRGMSHQLNTPLGNIRTSASTAESHLNGILSDLKRDQLTQTDLTDHIAGSLDVMSVIDKSVTKATKLIKSVQMMVSEHDQTDKQTFALKPILEDAARLFCQNAQGVTVHISMDMKDDLYIQSNPNIWMQIISVFCENALQHAFRGQDKGRIHIKGYCEGSQYVIQFSDDGHGIAANDQSRVFEAFYSSQMGGHHGIGLSLVYNLVERGLNGNIRLVEPYLKRGASFEIALPVSDVSKSNRLNLKH, from the coding sequence ATGAAATTTTCAGATATCTCAGCCTCTGAACTCATCTCGGCCATGGGTCGCCTGTCGGGCGTTACCATGCAAATACATAAAAACTTTAAACCTATTTACGTGTCGGAAGACTACGCACGTTTGTATGGCTTTGATCGCGTTGAAGACTATTTAACATTGGATTCAATCATGACGTTGATCCCAGAAGAAATACATGAACTCGCCAAACAACGGTATGCGCAAATCATAGAAACCGGTGTTGGCGAGCCTATGACGCTGAAAACACATCGCGTTGATGGCACGGTAGTTTGGGTAAAGCTGCAAGATCAGCGTATCACTTTAGACGATGGCGATTACTGTGTACTTACGGTGCTAATAGACATCACCGATGAGGTGTTGCTGATGGAACAATTTGAGCAGCTGGCCGAACGCGAAACCATCACACGTAAAGAGCTAGAATCGTTACAAGCGCTCATGGTTGAGCGTGAAAAACAAACCGCCTTAAGTCAGCTGTTACGTGGCATGTCACATCAGTTAAATACGCCGTTGGGCAATATTCGAACGTCGGCTTCAACGGCCGAATCGCATTTAAACGGCATCCTCAGTGATTTAAAACGTGATCAGCTGACACAAACGGATCTCACTGACCATATTGCCGGCTCCTTAGACGTGATGTCAGTCATTGATAAAAGCGTAACCAAGGCCACTAAACTGATCAAAAGTGTGCAAATGATGGTGTCTGAGCACGATCAGACAGACAAACAAACCTTTGCTTTAAAACCGATCTTAGAAGACGCCGCACGTTTATTTTGCCAAAACGCACAAGGCGTGACGGTGCACATTAGTATGGATATGAAGGACGACCTATACATTCAATCCAACCCAAATATTTGGATGCAAATTATCTCGGTGTTTTGCGAAAACGCACTGCAACATGCTTTTCGCGGTCAAGATAAAGGGCGTATTCACATTAAAGGCTACTGCGAGGGTAGCCAATATGTGATTCAGTTTTCAGATGATGGTCATGGTATTGCCGCTAATGACCAAAGCCGTGTATTTGAAGCGTTTTATTCAAGCCAAATGGGTGGGCACCACGGCATTGGCTTATCGTTGGTTTATAATCTGGTAGAAAGAGGGCTCAATGGCAATATACGCTTAGTTGAGCCTTACTTAAAACGCGGCGCTAGCTTTGAGATTGCTCTGCCAGTCAGCGACGTCTCTAAGAGTAATCGACTAAATTTAAAGCATTGA